Proteins from a genomic interval of Dasania marina DSM 21967:
- the waaF gene encoding lipopolysaccharide heptosyltransferase II, whose protein sequence is MAANSSAKKILIVGPSWVGDMVMAQALFIALKQKHPNCIIDVLAPEWSLPILERMPEVHAGIVMPLGHGKLDLALRQRLGQQLASEHYQQAILLPNSFKSALVPFFAEIPERTGWRGEMRYFLLNDIRLLSKKRYPLMVQRFVALAYKPGAELPQDLPRPALQVDAANAAAVVAKFGLADKPFLALCPGAEFGPAKRWPEQHYAAVAQQFLERGWRVALFGSANDVAVAESIQGLISADLREHCISVAGQTSLAEAVDLLAKADAVVSNDSGLMHIAAALARPMVVVYGSTSPEFTPPLSDNVRVEQIAVDCGPCFKRECPLGHLKCLQDLPASRVIASLDQLLKP, encoded by the coding sequence ATGGCCGCAAACAGCAGCGCAAAAAAAATCCTTATCGTCGGCCCTTCTTGGGTAGGCGATATGGTGATGGCGCAAGCTCTATTTATTGCTCTTAAGCAAAAACACCCCAACTGCATTATCGACGTGTTGGCACCCGAGTGGAGCCTGCCTATCTTAGAGCGCATGCCGGAAGTGCACGCGGGTATAGTGATGCCGCTAGGCCATGGCAAGTTGGACTTAGCTTTGCGTCAGCGCCTGGGGCAGCAATTGGCGAGCGAGCATTACCAGCAAGCCATCTTATTGCCCAACTCATTTAAGTCTGCACTGGTGCCGTTTTTTGCCGAAATACCCGAGCGCACCGGCTGGCGTGGTGAGATGCGTTATTTTTTACTGAACGATATACGCCTGTTAAGTAAAAAACGTTATCCCCTGATGGTGCAACGTTTTGTCGCCCTAGCCTATAAGCCGGGTGCAGAATTACCGCAAGATTTACCTAGGCCTGCCTTGCAAGTCGATGCTGCCAACGCGGCTGCCGTTGTGGCGAAATTTGGCTTGGCGGATAAGCCCTTTTTGGCGCTGTGCCCCGGTGCTGAGTTTGGCCCGGCCAAACGTTGGCCCGAGCAGCACTATGCGGCAGTCGCACAACAATTTTTAGAGCGCGGTTGGCGCGTGGCTTTATTTGGATCGGCCAATGATGTGGCCGTAGCCGAAAGCATACAGGGTTTAATCAGTGCAGATTTACGCGAACACTGCATTAGCGTGGCTGGCCAAACCAGTTTAGCCGAAGCAGTAGATTTATTGGCCAAGGCCGATGCTGTGGTCAGTAATGATTCAGGCTTGATGCATATCGCTGCCGCCTTGGCGCGACCTATGGTAGTCGTGTATGGCTCTACCTCACCAGAATTCACTCCACCATTAAGTGATAATGTTAGGGTTGAGCAAATCGCAGTAGACTGCGGCCCCTGTTTTAAACGCGAGTGCCCACTGGGGCATTTAAAATGCTTGCAAGATTTACCAGCAAGCCGAGTGATAGCTTCACTCGATCAATTATTAAAGCCCTGA